In one window of Leifsonia sp. Root112D2 DNA:
- a CDS encoding family 78 glycoside hydrolase catalytic domain: MRFSSIRTTLGRALGPAIAALLVIASLNGTVALGQVKTSQVKTSDVSVGSLTVNHLEKALGIPTAPPEFSWQLTGPQRGVVQTARQIQVATAGHGFDNPDVWDSGRVKGSDSVNVRYTGDDLQAKTSYQWRVRVWDGAGAPTQWSKPGTFETALKSDATTAKLWGAEWVGGPPEGTLGIGWSDYTLRVRTSNITDALGIIFYADSSEVKNTYMWQLSARGAPNLHPLSKVNGSWAALGDVAIADKDLPGGFAAEHETTIKLDAGTATTSIDGNVIDTRAIPLRSAGTVGFRTAQGESGTVNEVTVTKGGETLFHTDFSDGVNPFAIGTVSDGHLNVSGVVETGVFTTVARSSLPLLRKDFGVDKPVRSARLYSTALGVYRAEINGKRVGNQELAPGWTDYSQLVQYQVYDVTDLLRQGDNTIGAELGEGWYAGNLAWIGPHRYGTDPAFLGRLEITHDDGTTTVVASDASWKTTPGPIIESDLLMGETYDFRRAIDGWSEPGKADGWSAAHVYTPVVGELHAQTDPPVRITEERPTETVTTPADGVTIYDMGQNMVGWVRVRLTGKPGDVVTIRHGEVLNPDGTLYTANLRTAKATETVTLGKDGTVEYSPSFVFHGFRYVEITGLKTAPAAKDVTGIVVGTDNQPISTFDTSDPMLNQLQSNIEWSVRGNFLSVPTDTPARDERLGYTGDLNAIVNTATFNVDAYAFLTKWLRDLRLRQAPNGALPGVAPGTEPGVGESGVSAGWGDAGVTVPYALWKQYGDASVIEDNWKMMVGLVGYWTSVAPNGIVPDGHGIGDWLNVDDPTSNSLIATAFYAYDARLLSEMARATGRDQEADTYSALFDSIRAAYVKRFIAADGKIDNGSEAAYSMSIGMGLVPQDRLSAVGDRFVEAIKAKGWHLSTGFLGTPHLLPALSAVGRDDVAYRLLLQKGYPSWLYEVAMGATTTWERWDAIRPDGSFQDPGMNSFNHYAYGAVGEWMYSAIAGIKATSPGYSTFDIAPRPGGGLTHASITHDSPYGTILSSWKQVTDHRLTLDVKVPANTTALIHVPAVSEHAVNEGGISAADAPGVSFVKMQDGAAVYKVGSGSYAFDSDDVRGHIGLAADEAAAFHSKVADLVESGDVARNVRGRLLAQASVLARAVDSSRDHIVAGEVGAGLDAASKALAKTTSLRELLKEWGADGSVPSADAAALIASLQRLETQLSATSTLLLGVNASLSFAGPDVVPGSPATVKATIKNTGDQTLTAPTVSLDLPAGWSAKPGTSPKTVKPGESAVLPLTVTVAADESIATDVAVAGTVTFHRAQATITVPVSAIVNVVSPVEIVSTVADPAVLEKPGGSTAVTVTLRNRRTEAPLTGVVEFTAPDGWSLDPATVAFNLAAGATAGVTAAVTPPSDAKLPVGTVKVAAVYGDAKTVGGRSEVRITSLMKAWNFDTAGDTEGWKATGQLTGFTVADGALKATSTGSDPNMGFTGPMSLDASSGAVVEITMTTSNTSEAQLFWGTANEPGPAEARSARFTVESGPSKTYRVTIPPQSSPLATLRFDPLNSTGDVQIDSIRVLR, from the coding sequence GTGCGATTTTCGAGTATCCGAACAACACTGGGACGCGCGCTGGGGCCGGCCATCGCCGCACTTCTGGTGATCGCCTCACTCAACGGCACCGTGGCCCTCGGCCAGGTCAAGACCAGCCAAGTCAAGACCAGTGACGTTTCAGTCGGGTCGCTGACGGTGAACCATCTCGAGAAAGCACTGGGCATCCCCACGGCGCCGCCGGAATTCTCCTGGCAGCTCACGGGACCGCAGCGCGGTGTAGTACAGACGGCGCGACAGATTCAGGTCGCGACCGCTGGCCACGGATTCGACAATCCCGACGTGTGGGACAGCGGACGCGTCAAGGGCAGCGATTCGGTGAATGTGCGATACACCGGTGACGATCTTCAGGCGAAAACGAGCTACCAGTGGCGTGTTCGCGTCTGGGATGGCGCGGGAGCTCCTACCCAGTGGAGCAAACCGGGCACATTCGAGACAGCGCTCAAGTCCGACGCCACGACGGCCAAATTGTGGGGCGCGGAGTGGGTCGGCGGCCCACCCGAGGGAACTCTCGGGATCGGGTGGAGCGACTACACGCTGCGAGTACGCACCAGCAACATCACCGATGCCCTCGGGATCATCTTCTACGCCGATTCCAGCGAAGTGAAGAACACCTACATGTGGCAGCTTTCTGCGCGTGGGGCGCCCAATCTGCATCCGCTCAGCAAGGTCAACGGCAGCTGGGCGGCGCTTGGTGACGTCGCGATTGCCGACAAGGATCTGCCCGGCGGTTTCGCGGCCGAGCACGAGACCACCATCAAACTGGATGCGGGCACGGCTACCACAAGCATCGACGGGAACGTCATCGACACTCGTGCCATCCCGCTGCGATCGGCAGGCACCGTTGGATTCAGGACGGCGCAGGGGGAGTCAGGCACCGTCAACGAAGTGACGGTCACGAAGGGCGGCGAGACGCTCTTTCACACGGACTTCTCCGACGGAGTGAATCCGTTCGCGATCGGCACCGTGAGCGATGGGCACCTGAACGTCTCCGGTGTTGTCGAGACCGGCGTGTTCACGACCGTCGCCCGTTCTTCGCTTCCGCTGCTGCGCAAAGATTTCGGGGTCGACAAGCCCGTGCGCTCGGCACGGCTGTACTCCACCGCACTCGGCGTCTACCGCGCCGAGATCAATGGCAAGCGTGTGGGAAATCAGGAGCTCGCGCCCGGGTGGACCGACTACAGCCAGCTGGTGCAGTACCAGGTTTACGACGTGACCGACCTGCTGCGACAGGGCGACAACACCATCGGTGCGGAGTTGGGCGAGGGCTGGTATGCGGGCAACCTGGCCTGGATCGGACCGCACCGCTATGGAACCGACCCAGCCTTCCTCGGCAGGCTGGAGATCACCCACGACGACGGCACGACCACTGTCGTGGCCTCTGACGCGTCGTGGAAGACGACACCTGGCCCCATCATCGAGTCGGACCTTCTGATGGGTGAAACGTACGACTTCCGGCGTGCAATCGACGGCTGGAGCGAGCCCGGAAAGGCTGACGGCTGGTCTGCCGCCCACGTGTACACCCCCGTCGTCGGTGAGTTGCATGCGCAGACCGATCCGCCGGTGCGAATCACGGAAGAGCGGCCCACCGAGACCGTGACAACTCCGGCCGACGGCGTGACGATCTACGACATGGGCCAGAACATGGTCGGCTGGGTGCGGGTTCGACTGACGGGCAAGCCCGGCGACGTGGTGACGATTCGTCACGGCGAAGTTCTCAACCCCGATGGCACGCTCTACACCGCCAATCTGCGCACCGCGAAGGCGACCGAGACGGTGACCCTGGGCAAAGACGGGACCGTCGAGTACAGTCCGAGCTTCGTCTTTCACGGCTTTCGGTACGTTGAAATCACCGGCCTGAAAACCGCACCCGCGGCCAAGGATGTCACGGGAATCGTGGTGGGTACAGACAACCAGCCGATCTCCACGTTCGACACGTCCGACCCGATGCTGAACCAGTTGCAGTCGAATATCGAGTGGAGCGTGCGCGGAAACTTTCTCTCGGTCCCGACCGACACCCCCGCTCGCGACGAGCGGCTGGGGTATACCGGCGACCTCAACGCCATCGTCAACACTGCGACCTTCAACGTGGACGCGTATGCCTTCCTGACCAAATGGCTGAGGGATTTGCGGCTCCGGCAGGCCCCCAACGGGGCGCTGCCAGGCGTCGCGCCCGGTACCGAGCCGGGGGTCGGTGAAAGTGGTGTCTCGGCCGGATGGGGCGACGCGGGGGTGACCGTTCCCTATGCGCTGTGGAAGCAGTACGGCGACGCCAGTGTCATCGAGGACAACTGGAAGATGATGGTCGGTCTCGTCGGATACTGGACATCGGTTGCACCCAACGGAATCGTGCCCGACGGCCACGGCATCGGCGACTGGCTGAATGTCGACGACCCCACCTCCAACAGCCTGATCGCCACGGCCTTTTACGCCTACGATGCCCGATTGCTCAGTGAGATGGCCAGGGCCACGGGCCGCGACCAGGAAGCCGACACGTACAGCGCACTGTTCGACAGCATCCGTGCCGCCTATGTCAAGCGATTCATCGCCGCAGACGGAAAGATCGACAATGGTTCGGAGGCGGCGTATTCGATGTCAATCGGGATGGGGCTTGTTCCCCAGGACCGCCTCAGCGCGGTTGGTGACCGCTTCGTCGAGGCGATCAAGGCCAAAGGCTGGCACCTGTCCACAGGATTCCTCGGAACGCCGCACCTTCTGCCGGCGTTGTCCGCCGTCGGACGCGACGATGTGGCCTACCGGCTGCTGCTTCAAAAGGGCTATCCGTCGTGGCTGTACGAGGTCGCGATGGGCGCGACCACGACATGGGAGCGGTGGGATGCCATCCGGCCAGACGGCTCGTTCCAGGACCCCGGCATGAACTCATTCAATCACTACGCCTACGGTGCGGTGGGCGAGTGGATGTACTCCGCGATCGCCGGGATCAAGGCGACCAGCCCTGGGTACTCGACGTTCGATATCGCCCCACGACCCGGCGGCGGCCTGACCCACGCCTCCATCACCCATGACTCGCCCTATGGCACGATCCTCTCTTCGTGGAAGCAGGTGACCGATCACAGGCTCACCCTCGACGTGAAGGTTCCGGCGAACACTACCGCCCTCATCCACGTTCCCGCGGTCAGCGAACACGCTGTGAACGAGGGCGGTATCAGCGCCGCCGATGCGCCGGGCGTGAGCTTCGTGAAGATGCAGGACGGCGCCGCGGTTTACAAGGTCGGATCGGGAAGCTACGCGTTCGATTCGGACGACGTTCGCGGCCACATCGGCCTGGCGGCGGATGAAGCTGCGGCCTTCCACAGTAAGGTGGCCGACCTTGTCGAGTCGGGCGACGTGGCACGCAACGTGCGTGGCCGGCTGCTTGCGCAGGCATCCGTGCTCGCCCGCGCCGTCGATTCGAGCCGCGATCACATCGTCGCCGGCGAGGTGGGAGCCGGCCTGGATGCCGCAAGCAAGGCTCTGGCCAAGACGACGAGCCTGCGGGAGCTGCTGAAGGAGTGGGGCGCCGACGGGTCGGTTCCGAGCGCCGATGCTGCCGCGCTGATCGCGTCGCTGCAGCGGCTCGAGACCCAACTGTCGGCCACGAGTACGTTGCTGCTCGGTGTGAATGCGTCGTTGTCGTTCGCCGGCCCCGATGTGGTTCCCGGTTCCCCCGCCACCGTGAAGGCGACGATCAAGAACACCGGTGACCAGACGTTGACTGCTCCAACAGTCTCGCTCGATCTGCCCGCGGGGTGGTCTGCAAAGCCCGGTACAAGCCCGAAGACGGTGAAGCCCGGCGAGTCCGCGGTGCTGCCGCTGACGGTGACGGTCGCGGCAGACGAATCGATCGCCACTGATGTGGCTGTCGCCGGCACCGTGACCTTCCACAGGGCACAGGCGACGATCACCGTTCCGGTATCGGCGATAGTGAACGTGGTATCTCCGGTCGAGATCGTCTCGACGGTGGCCGATCCCGCGGTGCTTGAGAAGCCAGGCGGCTCCACGGCGGTGACGGTTACTCTCCGCAATCGTCGAACCGAGGCGCCGCTGACCGGCGTCGTCGAATTCACGGCGCCGGATGGCTGGAGCCTGGACCCTGCGACCGTGGCGTTCAACCTCGCTGCAGGCGCCACGGCGGGCGTCACGGCCGCGGTGACGCCGCCGTCCGACGCGAAGCTTCCAGTCGGCACTGTCAAGGTCGCAGCCGTGTATGGCGACGCCAAGACCGTGGGCGGCCGTTCCGAGGTGCGCATCACCTCGCTGATGAAGGCGTGGAACTTCGATACGGCGGGCGATACTGAGGGCTGGAAGGCGACGGGCCAACTCACGGGCTTCACGGTGGCGGACGGCGCGCTCAAGGCGACATCCACCGGGTCAGACCCGAACATGGGGTTCACCGGGCCGATGTCTCTGGACGCGTCTTCCGGGGCGGTGGTGGAGATCACCATGACAACGTCGAACACGAGCGAGGCGCAGCTCTTCTGGGGCACGGCGAATGAGCCCGGCCCCGCGGAGGCACGGAGCGCCAGGTTCACGGTTGAGTCGGGTCCATCGAAAACCTACCGGGTGACCATTCCACCGCAAAGCAGCCCGCTCGCCACTCTGCGGTTCGACCCGCTCAACTCAACGGGCGATGTTCAGATCGACAGTATCCGGGTGCTTCGCTAG
- a CDS encoding sensor histidine kinase: MTSSDDREIRSAARRLATQFAVIILVLFALLGVVMYVVVAAGQAETAKRTLADASMVDSSHDAPRNLLITVVSEQGRDSSPNMPDGLPDEAALARVAAGGASEEETIEAGGQSYLTQTDERRGKVVQISYGLREQHEELTRLLVALIVSGIIAAVAAAVVAVFIARRAMRPLADALALQRRFVADASHELRTPLTLLSMRAQLLRRRIRDTATPIPAAVSTGVDELVDDSKALTEIVEDLLTAADPRQETATEHVDLGRIAAAVIASAQVRAQQRGVAIESTSTGGVVLPGAEVSLRRMIVALVDNAIDHAQARVLVETFHDRKEVVVQVSDDGAGFAVDSETRVFERFATSRAQLSESAEVRHYGLGLALVAEVATRHRGSVKATNDGLGGGGCVTVRLPTESH; encoded by the coding sequence GTGACATCCAGCGACGACCGGGAGATCCGTTCGGCGGCGCGACGGCTTGCCACCCAGTTCGCGGTGATCATCCTTGTTCTGTTCGCTCTGCTCGGCGTGGTTATGTACGTGGTGGTGGCGGCGGGTCAGGCGGAGACGGCAAAACGAACCCTCGCTGACGCATCCATGGTCGATTCGTCACACGACGCGCCGCGTAACCTGCTCATCACAGTCGTATCCGAGCAGGGGAGAGACAGCTCACCCAACATGCCCGATGGACTACCCGACGAAGCCGCCCTCGCGCGCGTGGCGGCTGGCGGGGCATCCGAAGAGGAGACGATCGAGGCCGGCGGGCAGAGCTACCTCACGCAGACCGATGAGCGGCGCGGCAAGGTCGTTCAGATCTCCTACGGGCTCCGTGAGCAACATGAGGAGCTGACCCGGCTGCTTGTGGCCCTCATCGTCTCGGGCATAATCGCGGCCGTCGCCGCTGCGGTGGTCGCCGTCTTTATCGCGCGACGGGCGATGCGGCCGCTTGCTGACGCCCTCGCATTGCAGCGACGATTCGTGGCCGACGCCAGCCACGAATTGCGCACCCCGCTGACTCTTCTCAGCATGCGGGCGCAGTTGCTTCGCCGCCGCATCCGTGACACAGCGACCCCGATCCCCGCTGCCGTGAGCACCGGCGTGGATGAACTCGTCGACGACAGCAAAGCTCTGACCGAGATCGTTGAAGACCTTCTCACGGCGGCAGATCCACGACAGGAGACGGCAACCGAACACGTCGATCTCGGTCGCATCGCAGCTGCTGTGATCGCCTCAGCGCAGGTGCGTGCGCAGCAGCGCGGCGTGGCGATTGAGTCGACATCGACGGGAGGTGTCGTCCTTCCCGGTGCTGAAGTGTCACTACGACGAATGATCGTCGCGCTCGTCGACAACGCCATCGATCACGCTCAGGCTCGCGTGCTCGTCGAGACCTTCCATGACCGGAAAGAAGTCGTAGTGCAGGTGAGCGACGACGGTGCCGGCTTCGCAGTGGACTCCGAGACGCGTGTCTTCGAACGATTCGCAACTTCCCGCGCCCAGCTATCGGAATCCGCCGAGGTCCGACACTACGGACTCGGACTCGCGCTCGTCGCAGAAGTCGCTACCCGGCACCGGGGCTCGGTGAAAGCAACGAACGACGGCCTCGGCGGTGGTGGATGCGTCACAGTGCGACTACCTACGGAGTCGCACTGA
- a CDS encoding response regulator transcription factor codes for MKEKPRVLVAEDDSRLAAMLTELLESEGYEVLVAPDGQRALHLSLTQPFDVFVLDRGLPVMDGLDVLRRLRQGGLTVPVLVLSALGNPADRVEGLDGGAEDYLTKPFDVDELLARLRVLRRRGTSTLPSIRFTGGLFEADNRTVVLDSGARIVLSERESALLEQLARRPTQVFSRGMLLDSVFADADDPGVVDTYVHHLRKKFSKSLIETVRGLGYRMGSLS; via the coding sequence GTGAAGGAGAAGCCCCGGGTTCTGGTAGCCGAAGACGACTCTCGCCTCGCCGCGATGCTCACTGAGCTTCTCGAATCCGAAGGATATGAGGTGCTCGTTGCTCCGGACGGCCAACGTGCACTGCACCTGAGCCTCACCCAACCGTTCGATGTTTTCGTGCTCGATCGCGGACTCCCCGTGATGGACGGGCTGGATGTCCTCCGGCGCCTGAGACAGGGCGGCCTGACGGTGCCCGTGCTTGTGCTCTCGGCGCTCGGAAACCCGGCGGACCGGGTCGAGGGACTCGATGGTGGCGCCGAGGATTACCTGACGAAACCCTTCGACGTGGACGAACTGCTCGCCCGGCTGCGCGTGCTTCGGCGACGAGGCACATCCACCCTGCCGTCGATCCGCTTCACCGGCGGTCTGTTCGAGGCGGATAACCGTACGGTCGTCCTCGATAGCGGTGCACGCATCGTCCTCTCCGAGCGTGAATCCGCTCTCCTCGAACAACTCGCGCGTCGGCCCACCCAAGTGTTTTCGCGGGGCATGTTACTGGATTCGGTGTTCGCGGATGCCGACGATCCCGGTGTCGTCGACACCTACGTGCACCATCTGCGCAAGAAGTTCAGCAAGAGCCTGATCGAGACTGTCCGCGGCCTCGGCTACCGGATGGGGTCACTATCGTGA
- a CDS encoding FAD:protein FMN transferase, whose amino-acid sequence MRVLETVMGIPMSIDIRDAGDHHRVAAQAFSVLWDADRRFSTYRQDSEVSAANRGGLTVDEYSAELREVIRIGEDAAAASGGAFRIRTPGGALDLDGVVKGWAAARAAGVLVAEGLHEFCLNAGGDVVVSGSPGGTARWNVGVRSPHDPAAMLAVLAVTDAAVATSGAYERGAHIVDGRTGLPAAGLISATVVADDLITADVLATAVFALGATGVEWALEHGARGVLGLSDGDKVLTAGVLTFAKPGKAR is encoded by the coding sequence GTGAGAGTGCTCGAAACGGTCATGGGCATCCCGATGTCGATCGACATCAGAGATGCGGGGGATCACCACCGGGTCGCGGCGCAGGCGTTCTCGGTGCTGTGGGATGCCGATCGCCGATTCAGCACGTATCGGCAGGACAGCGAAGTCAGCGCCGCCAACCGGGGCGGCCTCACTGTCGACGAATACAGCGCAGAGTTGAGGGAGGTCATCCGGATCGGGGAGGACGCGGCCGCAGCATCCGGCGGCGCGTTCCGCATCCGAACGCCCGGAGGAGCACTCGATCTTGACGGCGTCGTCAAAGGCTGGGCTGCGGCCCGCGCGGCCGGCGTCCTCGTTGCAGAGGGCCTGCACGAATTCTGTCTCAACGCCGGCGGTGATGTCGTGGTTTCCGGCAGCCCTGGCGGGACCGCACGGTGGAACGTCGGGGTGCGATCGCCCCATGACCCGGCAGCGATGCTGGCCGTTCTCGCGGTCACGGATGCGGCGGTCGCCACCTCCGGCGCGTATGAGCGCGGTGCACACATCGTCGACGGCAGGACCGGATTGCCCGCCGCCGGTCTGATCAGCGCGACAGTCGTCGCCGATGACCTCATCACGGCGGATGTGCTCGCGACAGCTGTTTTCGCCCTGGGCGCCACGGGCGTTGAATGGGCGCTCGAGCACGGTGCGCGAGGCGTCCTCGGGCTCTCAGACGGCGACAAGGTATTGACCGCCGGCGTGCTCACCTTCGCCAAACCCGGGAAAGCGCGATGA
- a CDS encoding FMN-binding protein produces the protein MRRKKWRGTILFTVILVVMGVTIGLRLYGIGQTVTASSATSVSSTGSASAATPAPTTAPGNNTTPPAISTPSTSTASARKVITGSVEQTPYGPIQVRVTFDGSKIAAVAELQAPSGDGRSASINQQAAPILKQEVLSSQSANVDTVSGATYTSDGYKQSVQSAIDQL, from the coding sequence ATGAGACGCAAGAAGTGGCGCGGCACGATCCTGTTCACCGTGATCCTCGTCGTAATGGGCGTCACGATCGGACTCCGTCTCTACGGCATCGGGCAGACGGTGACCGCGAGTTCGGCGACGAGCGTCTCGAGCACGGGATCCGCGTCGGCCGCGACGCCCGCACCAACTACCGCCCCCGGAAACAACACGACACCACCCGCCATCTCGACGCCATCGACGTCGACCGCATCAGCCAGGAAGGTGATCACCGGCTCGGTTGAACAGACCCCCTATGGTCCGATCCAGGTGCGGGTGACGTTCGACGGTTCGAAGATCGCGGCGGTGGCGGAATTGCAAGCACCCAGCGGCGACGGTCGCAGTGCGTCCATCAATCAGCAAGCGGCGCCGATCTTGAAGCAGGAGGTGCTCTCTTCTCAGTCTGCGAACGTCGACACCGTCTCGGGCGCCACATACACCTCGGATGGCTACAAGCAGTCGGTGCAGTCGGCGATCGACCAGCTGTGA
- a CDS encoding ferredoxin reductase family protein, which translates to MSAVTAPRREVIRGTRATRARSSIVVRIVMTFGLMGVLAMWWSSVPASFAVTPASVVTTIGELSGMLGAYLVCAQVLLIARVPWFERAVGLDRLVAWHRTLGASVVLLVITHVVFMVVGVDLLAQKLPWSGFLSLLQNYPDMLTALIGTIAFLAVGLSSARWIRTKLSYEVWYWIHLSTYAAIFLTFLHQLSGGTHFVNDPINRVLWIGLYLGTAAAVLTWRFVLPTVDAWQHRMRVVAVVPENAGTVSVWFAGKRIHELGVRAGNFMIFRFLSWGHLGTAHPYSVSRVPAGGQMRITVGALGDHSTLIRDLKPGTLVFAEGPFGHFTADRASRDHILLIAGGAGIGPIRALAEELVGRGARPVLLYRAHSAENLALLAELQAMPGLAVVPVIGRRADLGYDPLDVDAMRRFIPDLHNWEAFICGPEGMAERVEATLRTLRMPRRFIHREELSMS; encoded by the coding sequence ATGAGCGCAGTCACGGCCCCGCGCAGGGAGGTCATCCGCGGAACCCGAGCGACGCGCGCGCGCAGCTCCATCGTCGTGCGCATCGTGATGACTTTCGGGCTCATGGGCGTGCTAGCCATGTGGTGGTCGAGCGTTCCCGCATCCTTCGCCGTGACGCCGGCCAGCGTGGTCACCACAATCGGTGAGCTGAGCGGAATGCTCGGTGCATATCTGGTGTGTGCGCAGGTGCTGCTGATCGCACGAGTGCCATGGTTCGAGCGTGCTGTCGGACTCGACCGCCTCGTCGCGTGGCACCGCACGCTCGGCGCGTCCGTCGTTCTCTTGGTCATCACGCACGTCGTGTTCATGGTTGTCGGCGTCGATCTGCTCGCCCAGAAACTGCCGTGGTCCGGGTTCCTGTCGCTCCTTCAGAACTATCCAGATATGCTCACCGCTCTGATTGGCACGATTGCCTTCCTTGCCGTCGGGCTCAGCAGCGCCCGGTGGATCCGCACGAAGCTTTCATACGAGGTCTGGTACTGGATACACCTCTCCACCTACGCCGCGATCTTCCTCACGTTCCTTCATCAACTCAGCGGGGGCACGCACTTTGTGAACGACCCGATCAATCGCGTGCTGTGGATCGGCCTCTACCTGGGCACTGCAGCCGCGGTGCTCACCTGGCGGTTCGTGCTGCCGACTGTCGACGCGTGGCAGCACCGGATGCGGGTGGTCGCGGTGGTGCCGGAGAACGCAGGCACAGTGAGCGTCTGGTTCGCCGGCAAGCGCATCCACGAGCTCGGAGTGCGCGCCGGCAACTTCATGATCTTCCGCTTCCTCTCCTGGGGGCACTTGGGCACGGCTCACCCGTATTCGGTGTCCCGAGTTCCAGCCGGGGGTCAGATGCGCATCACGGTGGGAGCGCTCGGGGACCACTCGACCCTCATCCGCGACCTCAAACCAGGAACTCTCGTCTTTGCAGAGGGCCCGTTCGGACACTTCACCGCGGACCGGGCGAGCCGCGACCACATCCTGTTGATCGCCGGCGGCGCCGGAATCGGCCCTATCCGGGCGCTCGCGGAGGAACTCGTCGGCCGGGGCGCACGACCAGTACTGCTCTACCGGGCGCATTCTGCCGAAAACCTTGCGCTCCTCGCCGAATTGCAGGCCATGCCCGGGCTTGCTGTCGTACCCGTCATCGGGCGCCGAGCCGACCTCGGATACGACCCGCTCGACGTGGACGCGATGCGGCGATTCATCCCTGATCTCCACAACTGGGAGGCGTTCATCTGCGGCCCTGAGGGGATGGCTGAGCGGGTCGAGGCGACACTTCGAACGCTCCGCATGCCGCGGCGCTTCATCCACCGAGAAGAATTGAGCATGTCATGA
- a CDS encoding pyridoxamine 5'-phosphate oxidase family protein produces the protein MSTDYESPVVILDQDECWRLLDGASLGRIAMSVAGQPEIYPVNFIARGRKIYIRTSEGTKLLELTINDKIALEADQVESDTAWSVMVKGTARVLEKQSEIAEAEALPLSPLIPTLKFVWVEISPREVSGRQFPLSPEPDRF, from the coding sequence ATGTCGACTGACTATGAATCACCGGTTGTCATTCTGGACCAGGACGAGTGCTGGCGGCTCCTCGATGGCGCCAGCCTCGGCCGCATAGCGATGAGCGTCGCGGGCCAACCCGAGATCTACCCGGTCAATTTCATCGCCCGTGGCCGGAAGATCTACATTCGTACCTCAGAAGGCACCAAGCTGCTCGAGTTGACGATCAACGACAAGATCGCGCTCGAGGCGGACCAGGTCGAAAGCGATACAGCCTGGAGCGTCATGGTCAAGGGCACCGCCCGAGTGCTCGAGAAACAGTCCGAGATAGCCGAAGCCGAGGCGCTGCCATTGAGCCCGCTGATTCCGACACTGAAGTTTGTGTGGGTGGAGATCTCGCCCAGGGAAGTAAGCGGACGCCAGTTCCCGCTTAGCCCCGAACCCGATCGCTTCTAG
- a CDS encoding universal stress protein: protein MEQHDPFAVAPATSPRIVVGMDGSDASLDALRRGITMATALNGSLHAVTVWHYPIMLAGSGALAWSPEQDAKAISKAAIDAVFGGNPPEWFDATVREGSPAAVLIEESADADMLIVGSRGNGGFVGLLLGSVSSACAAHAHCPVLVIHGPQVPHKK from the coding sequence GTGGAGCAACACGATCCGTTCGCTGTCGCGCCCGCAACGTCGCCGCGCATCGTGGTCGGAATGGACGGCTCCGATGCCTCGCTCGACGCCTTGCGTCGAGGCATCACCATGGCGACCGCACTGAACGGTTCTCTTCACGCGGTGACGGTGTGGCATTATCCGATCATGCTCGCCGGGTCCGGCGCACTCGCATGGTCACCCGAACAGGATGCAAAAGCCATCAGCAAGGCGGCAATCGACGCCGTGTTTGGCGGCAACCCTCCTGAATGGTTCGATGCGACAGTTCGAGAAGGCTCACCAGCCGCCGTACTTATCGAGGAGAGCGCTGACGCCGACATGCTGATCGTCGGCAGTCGGGGCAATGGTGGATTCGTCGGCCTCCTGCTCGGCTCCGTCAGCTCAGCGTGCGCTGCACACGCGCACTGCCCGGTGCTTGTCATCCATGGACCTCAAGTCCCACACAAAAAATGA